The Xylanivirga thermophila genome contains the following window.
GCCAAAGTTCTTGGTCATGGTAAAGCAAAAAAGGTAATTGTATTTAAATACAAACCAAAGAAAGATTACAGAAAAAAACAAGGTCATCGTCAGCCTTATACAGAAGTGCAAATTACCAAGATTATTGGTTAACTTGTAGAGGCATATATGATTAATGTAAAGATTTTAAGAGATGTACAGGGATCTGTGCAGGGATTTGAATTGGTTGGACATGCAGGCTATGCACAGGCAGGTCAAGATATTGTGTGTGCAGCAGTGTCTGCCATAGTGCAAACTGCTGTTATGGGTTTATCTGATGTGCTTAATATAGATATAGATTATATGCAGCACAAGGGCAATGTAGTTTGTAGTATTTCTGAAAATATAGACCTGCAAAAAAGGAAGTATGCAGATATAATACTTGAAACTATGATTGTAGGCTTAAAAAGCATACAGCTCGAATATAATAA
Protein-coding sequences here:
- a CDS encoding ribosomal-processing cysteine protease Prp, translated to MINVKILRDVQGSVQGFELVGHAGYAQAGQDIVCAAVSAIVQTAVMGLSDVLNIDIDYMQHKGNVVCSISENIDLQKRKYADIILETMIVGLKSIQLEYNKYISIKEMEVE